Proteins encoded by one window of bacterium:
- a CDS encoding Y-family DNA polymerase, translated as MPFIRSDKEKESTRQGGKLSAVVHPWYILIDCNNFFVSCERVFDPQLEGRPVLVLSNNDGVIISRSNEAKALGIKMAAPVFQFRDVILKHKVSLRSANFTLYRDLSRRIVHTLRQFCPDVEVYSVDEVFMAIPPMESAAIDTLIRTMRRTVYQWVGVPVGIGVAETKTLAKLAAEYAKKEKSTGGCFDLVACTSEERDRILGRIPVDDIWGIGRQHGEWLRSRGIMTALQLREIDQDRFGKKAGVTGLRTVKELQGISCLSLKREDPPRKMITCSRSFGKRVTDLQELKEAVSTFAAQAGRELRRDGSLAQRLTVYCSVRNKSEEPDDSNTSTMNLPVATDRDSDLIHAAVNGLEKFYREGVEYTKGGITLGRLTPAGSRQEDIFAGEEEERQDKLSHVVDQINSHLGYGTISYAATGTKAGWRSQAELRSPNYTTKWDELPVAYGERKMIGRKR; from the coding sequence ATGCCATTCATAAGATCTGACAAGGAGAAGGAGTCTACCCGACAGGGGGGGAAGTTGTCGGCGGTGGTGCATCCATGGTATATCCTGATCGACTGCAATAATTTCTTCGTCTCCTGCGAACGGGTGTTTGATCCGCAGCTTGAGGGGAGACCGGTCCTGGTGCTTTCCAATAATGATGGCGTGATCATTTCGCGATCCAATGAAGCGAAAGCGCTTGGGATCAAGATGGCGGCGCCGGTCTTTCAATTCCGCGATGTGATCCTCAAGCACAAGGTCAGCCTTCGGTCCGCGAATTTCACCCTGTATCGCGATCTCTCCCGCCGCATCGTACACACGCTGAGGCAATTCTGCCCCGATGTCGAAGTGTACTCCGTGGATGAAGTTTTCATGGCGATCCCGCCGATGGAGAGCGCCGCAATTGATACCCTGATCAGAACGATGCGGCGGACGGTCTATCAGTGGGTGGGTGTCCCTGTCGGCATTGGCGTGGCGGAGACTAAGACATTGGCGAAATTGGCGGCGGAGTACGCGAAAAAGGAGAAATCGACCGGCGGATGCTTTGATCTGGTTGCCTGTACATCGGAAGAACGCGACCGGATTCTTGGGCGAATACCAGTTGATGATATCTGGGGGATAGGAAGGCAACATGGCGAGTGGCTGCGTTCGCGCGGCATCATGACAGCGCTTCAATTGCGGGAGATCGATCAAGATAGGTTCGGGAAGAAGGCCGGGGTCACCGGATTGCGAACGGTGAAGGAGTTGCAGGGGATCTCTTGCTTATCATTGAAACGGGAGGATCCACCGCGCAAGATGATCACCTGTTCGCGTTCATTCGGCAAACGGGTGACAGATCTACAGGAACTGAAAGAAGCGGTCTCCACTTTTGCGGCGCAGGCAGGAAGAGAACTTCGACGTGACGGCTCGCTGGCCCAGCGGCTGACGGTGTATTGCAGTGTGCGGAACAAGTCAGAGGAGCCAGATGACTCTAACACTTCCACGATGAATTTGCCGGTAGCGACCGATCGGGACAGCGATCTGATCCATGCGGCGGTCAATGGACTCGAGAAGTTTTACCGCGAGGGTGTGGAGTATACTAAAGGGGGGATAACGCTCGGCCGGCTCACCCCTGCGGGGAGTCGTCAAGAAGATATCTTTGCGGGAGAGGAAGAAGAGCGGCAGGACAAGCTGAGCCATGTGGTCGATCAGATCAATTCGCATTTGGGGTATGGGACTATCAGTTATGCGGCGACCGGGACCAAAGCGGGGTGGCGTTCGCAGGCGGAGTTGCGCTCGCCCAATTACACGACGAAATGGGATGAATTGCCGGTGGCGTACGGGGAACGAAAGATGATTGGCAGAAAGCGGTGA
- a CDS encoding SRPBCC family protein, with protein sequence MPNTIRLHRVLRATPERVYRAFLDPDAMVKWLPPNGFTGKVHHVDAKVGGTYKMSFTNFSTGSSHSFGGKYLELVPNERIRNTDIFDDPNLPGEMITTVVLKQVSCGTEVNISQEGIPDMIPPEACYLGWQESLVLLAKLVEAEIPDGA encoded by the coding sequence ATGCCAAACACTATCCGTCTTCACCGCGTCCTGCGTGCCACCCCCGAACGGGTCTATCGCGCATTTCTTGATCCCGATGCCATGGTCAAATGGCTCCCGCCGAACGGATTCACCGGCAAAGTCCACCATGTCGACGCCAAAGTCGGCGGCACCTACAAGATGTCCTTCACCAACTTCTCTACCGGAAGCAGTCATTCTTTCGGCGGAAAATATCTTGAGCTTGTCCCCAACGAACGGATCCGCAACACCGATATCTTTGATGATCCAAATCTCCCCGGTGAGATGATCACGACCGTGGTGTTGAAGCAGGTCTCGTGTGGCACTGAGGTTAATATCTCTCAGGAAGGGATCCCTGATATGATCCCGCCGGAGGCTTGTTATCTCGGCTGGCAGGAGTCACTGGTTCTGCTGGCGAAACTAGTCGAAGCGGAGATCCCTGACGGCGCTTGA
- a CDS encoding transcriptional repressor — MKQDRANISQMMESFESVCRAKGLRVTHQRIETFKALLGNRDHPTIEDVYTQVQKQLKTISLDTVYRTIATFEEYGLVKRVHHIDNATRLDINISNHHHLVCTRCNKIEDFTWPDFDRMKPPRSIAHWDKIEVKHVVISGLCSACKSSR; from the coding sequence ATGAAGCAGGACCGCGCCAACATATCCCAGATGATGGAGAGCTTCGAGTCTGTCTGTCGGGCGAAGGGGCTCAGGGTCACCCACCAGCGGATCGAGACTTTCAAAGCCCTCCTGGGAAACCGGGATCATCCGACTATCGAGGATGTCTACACCCAGGTGCAGAAACAGCTTAAGACCATCTCGCTGGATACGGTCTACCGGACGATCGCGACCTTTGAAGAGTACGGCCTGGTCAAGCGGGTACATCATATCGACAATGCCACGCGCCTTGATATCAATATCTCCAACCATCACCACCTGGTCTGTACCAGGTGCAACAAGATAGAGGATTTCACCTGGCCGGATTTCGACCGGATGAAACCGCCAAGATCGATCGCGCACTGGGATAAGATCGAAGTCAAGCATGTTGTGATCAGCGGATTATGTTCCGCCTGTAAATCGAGCCGATGA
- a CDS encoding LexA family transcriptional regulator — MENKKIPQTSAKQGDLPNVIAFHAGTDWSSQMHLNLNEHLVTHPSATFFLRVKGDSPEHGAIRNDDILIVDRALTPSPDSMVVAVIDGALVIVPYRQLESDQRQGGTSVKPGNPLASAETAVWGVITYAIHKI, encoded by the coding sequence ATGGAAAACAAGAAGATACCGCAAACTTCCGCGAAACAGGGCGATCTGCCGAATGTCATTGCGTTCCATGCCGGGACGGACTGGAGTTCGCAGATGCACCTCAATCTGAACGAACATCTGGTGACACATCCGAGCGCGACCTTCTTTCTCCGTGTCAAAGGTGACTCGCCGGAGCATGGGGCGATACGCAATGATGATATCCTGATTGTCGATCGGGCGCTGACACCATCGCCGGACAGTATGGTTGTGGCGGTGATCGATGGCGCGCTGGTGATAGTCCCGTATCGTCAATTAGAGAGCGATCAAAGGCAGGGAGGAACCAGCGTAAAACCGGGGAATCCGCTGGCGAGTGCGGAGACAGCCGTTTGGGGCGTGATCACCTATGCCATTCATAAGATCTGA
- the katG gene encoding catalase/peroxidase HPI gives MSDKKEGKCPVTGATHPHVKGTSNRDWWPNQLNLKILHQHSPLSDPMGEQFDYAKEFKSLDLKAVKKDLYDLMTNSQEWWPADYGHYGPLFIRMAWHSAGTYRIGDGRGGAGTGTQRFAPLNSWPDNANLDKARRLLWPIKQKYGKKLSWGDLMILAGNCALESMGFKTFGFAGGRADVWEPEEDIYWGAEAEWLGDKRYTGERELDNPLAAVQMGLIYVNPEGPNGEPNAVASGRDIRETFARMAMNDEETVALVAGGHTFGKCHGASSATQVGPEPEAAGIEEQGLGWKSSYASGKGGDTITSGIEGAWTPTPTKWDYSYFEVLFRYDWNLEKSPAGAFQWVPTDPAAKNLVPLAHDPSKKTAPIMTTADLALRMDPIYEPISRRFQKNPEAFADAFARAWFKLTHRDMGPRARYLGPEVPKEELIWQDPIPAVDHELINEQDIATLKGKVMGSGLSVAELVSTAWASASTFRGSDMRGGANGARIRLAPQKNWEVNQPQQLSKVLQALETIQAEFNKAQTGKKKVSLADLIVLAGCAAVEKSAKDAGYDVKVPFVPGRMDASQEQTDVASFAVLEPKADGFRNYLRESRGLAAEELLLDRANLLTLTAPEMTVLIGGLRVLNANAGKSPHGVFTAKPGVLSNDFFVNLLDMNTQWQKSSTSENLFEGQDRKSGKVKWTGTRVDLVFGSNSQLRALAEVYACDDAKEKFVHDFVAAWNKVMNLDRFDLD, from the coding sequence ATGAGTGATAAGAAGGAAGGGAAGTGCCCGGTCACGGGGGCGACTCACCCGCACGTCAAAGGGACGAGCAACCGGGACTGGTGGCCGAACCAGCTCAATCTCAAGATCCTGCACCAGCATTCTCCGCTGTCTGATCCGATGGGCGAGCAGTTTGATTATGCCAAGGAGTTCAAGAGCCTTGACCTGAAGGCAGTCAAAAAGGATCTCTATGACCTGATGACCAATTCTCAGGAGTGGTGGCCGGCGGATTACGGTCATTACGGCCCGCTGTTTATCCGGATGGCCTGGCACAGCGCGGGAACCTACCGTATCGGTGATGGTCGCGGTGGTGCGGGGACCGGCACTCAGCGTTTTGCGCCGCTGAATAGCTGGCCCGACAACGCCAATCTTGACAAGGCGCGTCGGTTGCTCTGGCCGATCAAACAAAAATACGGCAAGAAGCTCTCTTGGGGCGACCTGATGATCCTGGCCGGAAACTGCGCTTTGGAGTCGATGGGCTTTAAGACCTTTGGATTTGCCGGCGGTCGTGCCGATGTGTGGGAGCCGGAAGAGGATATCTATTGGGGTGCCGAAGCTGAGTGGCTGGGCGATAAGCGTTACACCGGCGAACGAGAACTCGACAACCCGCTTGCCGCAGTCCAGATGGGTCTGATATACGTCAATCCCGAGGGTCCGAATGGTGAACCGAATGCGGTCGCCTCCGGGCGGGATATCCGCGAAACATTCGCTCGCATGGCGATGAACGATGAAGAGACAGTCGCGCTGGTGGCCGGTGGACATACTTTCGGCAAATGTCATGGTGCCTCAAGTGCGACCCAGGTTGGTCCGGAGCCGGAAGCCGCAGGTATCGAAGAGCAGGGGCTTGGCTGGAAGAGCAGTTACGCCAGCGGCAAAGGTGGCGATACGATCACCAGCGGCATCGAGGGAGCCTGGACACCAACTCCTACCAAGTGGGATTATAGCTATTTCGAGGTGCTGTTCCGCTACGACTGGAATCTGGAGAAGAGCCCGGCCGGTGCATTCCAGTGGGTGCCCACCGATCCGGCGGCAAAAAATCTGGTGCCGCTGGCGCATGATCCATCGAAAAAAACTGCGCCGATCATGACGACGGCGGACCTTGCGCTGCGGATGGATCCGATCTATGAACCGATCTCCCGTCGTTTCCAGAAGAACCCCGAAGCGTTTGCGGATGCATTCGCCCGGGCGTGGTTTAAGCTGACGCACCGCGATATGGGACCGCGTGCGCGCTACCTTGGTCCGGAAGTACCGAAGGAAGAATTGATCTGGCAGGACCCAATCCCAGCGGTGGATCATGAATTGATCAACGAGCAGGATATTGCCACTCTCAAAGGTAAAGTGATGGGATCGGGGCTTTCGGTTGCTGAACTGGTTTCAACGGCCTGGGCCTCAGCCTCGACCTTCCGTGGCTCGGACATGCGGGGAGGCGCGAATGGCGCGCGCATCCGTCTGGCGCCGCAGAAGAACTGGGAAGTCAACCAGCCGCAGCAGTTATCAAAAGTGCTGCAGGCTCTGGAGACTATCCAGGCGGAATTCAACAAAGCGCAGACCGGCAAAAAGAAGGTCTCGCTGGCCGACCTGATCGTGCTGGCTGGATGTGCCGCTGTCGAAAAATCGGCAAAGGATGCCGGCTATGATGTCAAGGTACCGTTTGTGCCGGGACGCATGGATGCCTCGCAGGAACAGACCGACGTGGCATCATTCGCCGTGCTCGAACCGAAAGCCGACGGATTCCGCAACTACCTTCGCGAAAGCCGTGGATTGGCGGCGGAAGAACTGCTCTTGGATCGCGCCAATTTGCTGACATTGACTGCTCCGGAAATGACTGTCCTTATCGGTGGACTGCGTGTGCTGAATGCCAATGCAGGGAAGTCCCCGCACGGCGTCTTTACCGCCAAGCCGGGAGTTTTGTCGAACGACTTCTTCGTCAATCTCCTCGACATGAATACGCAGTGGCAGAAGTCTTCCACTTCGGAAAACCTGTTCGAGGGACAGGATCGGAAGAGCGGCAAGGTCAAATGGACCGGGACCAGAGTCGATCTGGTTTTTGGCTCTAACTCGCAGTTGCGGGCTTTAGCCGAAGTGTATGCCTGTGATGACGCGAAAGAGAAGTTCGTTCACGACTTCGTCGCGGCGTGGAACAAGGTGATGAATCTCGATCGCTTTGATCTGGACTAA
- a CDS encoding methyl-accepting chemotaxis protein yields MRLSSVKVKISVFVCISLLVVFTVMAVLNGRQQGKVIKTIYAGNLQELNQSLSKQIDQIMTHGENENLQPLAEEFVATGSLRELTIFDSDRTVKRSSDQNQVGSKMTDPIWEAVTIAKRDTSISSTIDGRPVLVTYHVFTNEIACTQCHDAANQAILGGMKMVKSTEAIADATTSAFQSAAVISILALLVIVPFLLIYLNRMLVPLRESVAFTELLAKGDFSKDVSSASLQRKDEFGDLARGFNGMVNNTRSLLHDLTQDVETVASAATELSAVSAQTSQSVQTMSGKAIAVAAAAEESSANTVSVAASMEQVTVNLTTVASATEEMSATIGEIATNSERARAISNDAGSQAAAVSLLMQQLGMAATEIGKVTGMITEISSQTNLLALNATIESARAGAAGKGFAVVANEIKELAKQTALATEDIKAKINGVQGSASNAIVDIEKITGVIAEVNQLVASIATAIEEQATVTRDVAGNIAHASAGVKEVNERVAQTALVSRSTAQDIAAVNSATGEIRSGGEQVRTSASQLSSLSEQLRDLVGQFKV; encoded by the coding sequence ATGAGGTTATCGTCAGTTAAGGTGAAGATTTCCGTCTTTGTGTGCATCAGCCTGTTAGTGGTATTCACTGTCATGGCTGTTCTGAACGGCCGGCAACAAGGCAAGGTGATCAAGACCATTTATGCCGGCAACCTGCAGGAACTCAATCAATCGCTGTCGAAGCAGATTGACCAGATCATGACTCACGGTGAAAACGAGAACCTGCAGCCCTTAGCTGAAGAATTCGTCGCGACCGGATCCCTAAGAGAACTGACGATCTTCGATTCCGACCGAACAGTGAAGCGATCGTCTGATCAAAATCAGGTGGGATCGAAGATGACCGACCCTATCTGGGAAGCCGTCACCATTGCCAAGCGCGATACCTCCATCTCTTCGACCATCGATGGAAGACCGGTGCTCGTCACCTACCACGTCTTTACCAATGAAATTGCCTGCACGCAATGCCATGACGCGGCAAATCAGGCCATACTTGGCGGCATGAAGATGGTCAAGTCAACCGAGGCGATTGCTGATGCCACCACCAGTGCTTTCCAGTCAGCAGCCGTGATCTCCATACTTGCACTGCTGGTCATAGTACCCTTCCTCCTGATCTACCTGAATCGCATGTTAGTGCCACTCCGAGAGAGCGTCGCCTTCACCGAACTCCTCGCCAAAGGTGATTTTTCGAAGGATGTCTCTAGTGCATCTCTCCAGAGAAAAGACGAATTCGGAGATCTTGCCCGCGGATTCAATGGAATGGTCAATAACACCCGGTCTCTGCTGCACGATCTCACGCAAGACGTCGAGACCGTAGCATCGGCCGCGACCGAACTTTCTGCGGTCAGTGCGCAGACATCCCAGTCAGTCCAGACGATGTCCGGAAAAGCGATTGCCGTGGCGGCAGCGGCTGAAGAATCCAGTGCGAACACAGTGTCGGTCGCCGCTAGCATGGAACAGGTGACTGTCAACCTGACGACAGTGGCGAGCGCAACCGAAGAGATGAGCGCGACGATCGGCGAGATCGCCACCAATTCCGAACGGGCCCGCGCTATCAGCAACGATGCCGGATCGCAGGCGGCCGCAGTCTCGCTGCTCATGCAGCAACTCGGCATGGCCGCCACAGAGATCGGCAAAGTAACGGGAATGATCACCGAAATCTCATCTCAGACCAACTTGTTGGCGCTGAATGCAACCATCGAATCCGCACGCGCCGGAGCTGCCGGAAAAGGATTCGCCGTCGTGGCCAACGAGATCAAAGAACTTGCTAAACAGACTGCTCTGGCTACCGAAGATATTAAAGCCAAGATCAATGGCGTGCAGGGCTCTGCCAGCAACGCCATTGTTGATATTGAGAAGATCACCGGGGTAATAGCCGAGGTGAACCAACTGGTTGCTTCCATCGCCACGGCGATTGAAGAACAAGCCACCGTGACCAGAGATGTTGCCGGAAATATCGCTCACGCGTCTGCGGGTGTGAAAGAGGTTAACGAACGAGTGGCCCAGACGGCACTGGTCTCCAGATCGACAGCTCAGGACATTGCGGCTGTCAATTCGGCGACTGGCGAAATTCGGTCGGGCGGCGAACAGGTTCGCACCAGCGCCAGCCAACTCTCATCGCTGTCTGAACAGCTTCGCGACCTGGTCGGCCAATTTAAGGTCTGA
- a CDS encoding zinc metallopeptidase, which translates to MKWQGRRVSSNVEDRRRFGGKGIAMGGGLGGIVIVVLYLMLGGNPDQLMQTLQPGGTEMSTGAEQPLSAQQEQEGQFVGVILAETEDVWGQIFAANGESYRQPRLVLFSNQISSACGHAGASAGPFYCPTDERVYIDLEFFAQMQAQLGARGDFALAYVIAHEVGHHIQNQMGTMQQVQSQRDQLSEAEYNRLSVRLELQADFLAGVWAHYAARTAGLLEEGDIEEGINAASAVGDDRIMKQTQGYVVPDGFTHGTSEQRVRWFLKGYQSGDVSQGDTFSAASL; encoded by the coding sequence ATGAAATGGCAAGGACGACGTGTTAGCAGTAATGTCGAGGATCGGCGACGGTTCGGTGGCAAAGGGATAGCCATGGGCGGCGGTCTGGGCGGGATCGTTATCGTTGTGCTCTATCTCATGCTCGGCGGAAACCCTGACCAGTTAATGCAGACTCTGCAACCCGGTGGCACTGAGATGTCGACCGGCGCAGAACAACCTCTGAGTGCCCAGCAGGAACAGGAAGGCCAGTTTGTCGGGGTCATTCTCGCCGAAACCGAGGATGTCTGGGGTCAGATTTTCGCCGCAAACGGTGAATCCTACCGCCAGCCGCGCCTGGTACTTTTCTCCAATCAGATTTCGTCTGCGTGTGGACATGCCGGAGCCTCGGCCGGACCCTTTTACTGCCCAACCGACGAGCGCGTATATATCGATCTGGAATTCTTTGCGCAGATGCAGGCGCAACTTGGCGCCCGCGGTGATTTTGCGCTCGCCTATGTGATAGCGCATGAAGTCGGCCATCATATCCAGAACCAGATGGGGACTATGCAACAGGTGCAGTCGCAGCGCGACCAGTTGAGCGAAGCTGAGTATAATCGCCTCTCCGTTCGGCTGGAGCTCCAGGCAGATTTCCTCGCCGGTGTTTGGGCGCATTACGCCGCGCGCACTGCGGGGCTGCTTGAGGAGGGGGATATCGAGGAAGGGATCAATGCTGCCTCCGCGGTCGGCGATGACCGCATCATGAAGCAGACGCAGGGGTATGTTGTGCCGGATGGGTTCACCCATGGAACCTCGGAGCAGCGGGTGCGCTGGTTCTTAAAGGGATATCAGTCGGGTGATGTTAGCCAGGGGGACACCTTCAGCGCGGCAAGCCTCTAA